Proteins from one Telopea speciosissima isolate NSW1024214 ecotype Mountain lineage chromosome 1, Tspe_v1, whole genome shotgun sequence genomic window:
- the LOC122661240 gene encoding WRKY transcription factor 44-like, whose translation MEVKDAERMVIAKPIPSRPCSSFSSFSELLAGAINASPPSYSETVVAAIRPKTVRFKPVANRALGSGVASSQGEVSEAAGRDSCNKASEQSSKPAVVYKPLAKVVSRTTASLLANQGNFDIIHQKALALGQAQFQHEDQAKHNLVTNLPSNPSQKLQSQVEISHASESKMTSQNLEDNQKGIVPTASGDRPSYDGYNWRKYGQKQVKGSEYPRSYYKCTHPNCPVKKKVERSFDGQIAEIVYKGEHNHSKPQPPKRPSLGTQEHGFVSDGTGQDTSNPLWSNTLNELNEGSEGHIENQNEVGLSVYPTYPEKGLNSYDPAATDAFNSGIGTPDNSCGLSGDIEDRTRGVDADDTEPKSKRRKNEHQSDDQSVLGESVREPRVVVQNSTDSEIIGDGFRWRKYGQKVVKGNPYPRSYYRCTSLKCNVRKHVERALDDPTAFITKYEGKHNHDMPVTRNLNPVGSDPDSLAPANKSQRK comes from the exons ATGGAAGTTAAAGATGCAGAGAGGATGGTTATAGCCAAACCAATTCCTTCAAGACCTTGTTCCAGTTTTAGCTCCTTCTCAGAGCTCCTTGCAGGCGCCATTAATGCCTCGCCTCCTTCATATTCTGAAACAGTAGTTGCCGCTATCAGACCCAAGACAGTGAGGTTCAAACCAGTGGCAAATCGTGCTTTGGGCAGTGGGGTGGCTTCATCTCag GGAGAGGTATCTGAAGCAGCAGGTCGTGATTCATGTAACAAGGCTTCAGAACAAAGCAGCAAACCTGCTGTGGTATACAAACCTTTGGCAAAGGTTGTATCAAGGACAACTGCTTCTCTCTTGGCAAAtcag GGAAACTTTGATATCATTCATCAGAAAGCACTAGCACTGGGGCAGGCACAGTTTCAACATGAAGACCAAGCAAAACACAATTTGGTAACCAATTTGCCTTCAAATCCTAGTCAGAAATTACAATCACAAGTGGAAATAAGTCACGCAAGTGAGTCAAAGATGACATCGCAGAACCTGGAAGATAATCAAAAGGGTATTGTACCCACTGCTAGTGGGGATCGACCTTCTTATGATGGATATAACTGGAGAAAGTATGGTCAGAAGCAAGTCAAAGGAAGTGAATACCCTAGAAGTTACTATAAATGCACACACCCAAATTGCCCTGTGAAAAAGAAGGTTGAGCGATCATTTGATGGGCAGATAGCAGAAATTGTCTACAAGGGTGAGCACAATCATTCAAAGCCTCAGCCTCCTAAACGGCCGTCATTAGGAACACAAGAACACGGGTTTGTATCTGATGGGACTGGCCAAGATACCAGCAATCCCTTATGGAGTAACACACTCAATGAGCTTAATGAAGGATCTGAAGGTCATATAGAGAATCAGAATGAAGTTGGCCTGTCGGTATATCCTACTTATCCAGAAAAAGGTCTAAATTCTTATGATCCTGCTGCAACAGATGCATTTAATAGTGGTATTGGGACTCCTGATAATTCCTGTGGCCTTAGTGGGGACATTGAAGACAGAACCAGGGGAGTTGATGCAGATGACACTGAACCTAAGTCTAAGCGGAG GAAAAATGAGCATCAATCTGATGACCAGTCTGTACTAGGCGAAAGTGTAAGAGAACCTCGGGTTGTTGTGCAAAATTCCACGGACTCTGAGATTATTGGTGATGGCTTTCGTTGGCGAAAATATGGGCAAAAAGTTGTGAAGGGAAATCCGTACCCCAG AAGTTACTACCGATGTACTAGTCTCAAATGCAATGTGCGCAAGCACGTGGAGAGGGCATTGGATGATCCTACAGCTTTCATCACAAAATATGAAGGAAAGCATAACCATGATATGCCCGTCACTAGGAACCTGAATCCAGTGGGCTCTGACCCAGATTCACTAGCTCCTGCTAACAAATCCCAGAGGAAATAA
- the LOC122661251 gene encoding probable serine/threonine-protein kinase PBL7: protein MGWFPCSGNSIEKTKKKKKQQTIEDQIQPTSASDKLKVNPPFDVKKEPPKDGGSNYIAAQTLTFRELAAATKNFREDCLVGEGGFGRVYKGRLESTNQVVAIKQLDRSGLQGNREFLVEVLMLSLLHHPNLVNLIGYCAEGDQRLLVYEYMPLGSLEDHLHDLPPDKKQLDWNTRMKIASGAAKGLEYLHDKANPPVIYRDLKCSNILLGEGYHPKLSDFGLAKIGPVGDKTHVSTRVMGTYGYCAPEYAMTGQLTLKSDVYSFGVVLLEIITGRKAIDNSKSAAEHNLVAWARPLFKDRRKFPQMADPMLQGQYPMRGLYQALAVAAMCVQEQPTMRPLIADVVTALSYLASHAHDSESEPVQSSRMAHHIPRTRDNDW, encoded by the exons ATGGGTTGGTTTCCCTGTTCTGGAAATTCGATAGagaaaacgaagaagaagaagaagcagcagacGATAGAGGATCAGATCCAACCCACTTCAGCTTCTG ATAAGTTGAAGGTAAATCCCCCATTCGATGTAAAGAAGGAGCCACCCAAGGATGGAGGATCCAATTACATTGCAGCACAGACACTTACATTCCGTGAATTGGCTGCAGCAACAAAGAATTTTAGAGAAGATTGTCTCGTGGGTGAGGGAGGTTTCGGTAGAGTTTATAAGGGACGATTGGAGAGTACTAACCAG GTTGTGGCTATCAAGCAGCTTGATCGAAGTGGCTTGCAAGGGAACAGGGAATTCCTTGTTGAAGTGTTGATGTTGAGTTTACTTCACCATCCTAACCTTGTTAATTTGATTGGGTACTGTGCTGAAGGAGATCAGAGACTTCTCGTTTACGAGTACATGCCATTGGGTTCCTTGGAAGACCATCTacatg ACCTTCCACCAGATAAGAAACAACTCGACTGGAATACAAGGATGAAAATAGCCAGTGGTGCAGCAAAGGGCTTGGAGTATTTGCATGATAAGGCGAATCCCCCTGTTATATACCGTGATTTAAAATGCTCAAATATATTGCTTGGTGAGGGTTATCATCCCAAGCTGTCTGATTTTGGCTTGGCCAAAATTGGGCCTGTTGGGGATAAGACCCATGTCTCCACTAGGGTGATGGGCACATACGGATATTGTGCACCAGAATATGCAATGACAGGTCAACTTACGCTGAAATCtgatgtttatagctttggGGTTGTTCTTTTGGAGATCATCACGGGAAGGAAAGCGATTGACAATTCAAAATCTGCTGCAGAGCACAATTTGGTTGCATGG GCACGACCACTGTTCAAAGATCGGAGGAAGTTCCCACAAATGGCTGATCCTATGCTCCAGGGCCAATATCCTATGAGGGGCTTGTACCAAGCGCTTGCTGTTGCTGCAATGTGTGTTCAGGAGCAACCCACCATGCGTCCTCTCATAGCTGATGTGGTTACTGCTCTGTCTTACCTTGCCTCGCATGCACATGACTCTGAAAGTGAACCAGTTCAAAGCTCTCGAATGGCCCACCATATTCCTCGAACAAGGGACAATGACTGGTAA